Proteins encoded by one window of Miscanthus floridulus cultivar M001 unplaced genomic scaffold, ASM1932011v1 fs_23_3, whole genome shotgun sequence:
- the LOC136530958 gene encoding peroxidase 1-like isoform X2: MPERRGDRPHGDGEDHLGCTQPCWPAPQASFPRLLRQVQGCDASVLLNSTEGNLTERDGKPNKSLRGFGSVERVKAKLEAACPNTVSCADVLTLMARDAVVLAKGPFWPVALGRRDGRVSSATEAADQLPPAYGDIPLLTKIFASKGLDVKDLAVLSGAHTLGTAHCPSYADRLYNFSSAYNSDPSLDSEYADRLRTRCKSVDDKAMLSEMDPGSYKTFDTSYYRHVAKRRGLFQSDAALLTDATTRKYVQRIATSKFDDVFFKDFSESMIKMGNVAVLTGAEGEIRKKCYIVN; the protein is encoded by the exons ATGCCCGAACGTCGAGGCGATCGTCCGCACGGAGATGGAGAAGATCATCTCGGCTGCACCCAGCCTTGCTGGCCCGCTCCTCAGGCTTCAtttccacgactgcttcgtcagG TGCAGGGCTGTGATGCCTCTGTCCTGCTCAACTCCACCGAGGGCAACCTTACAGAGAGGGACGGCAAGCCGAACAAGAGCCTCCGAGGATTTGGTTCCGTGGAGAGGGTGAAGGCCAAGCTCGAGGCCGCCTGCCCTAACACCGTTTCCTGCGCCGACGTCCTCACCCTCATGGCCCGCGACGCCGTCGTGCTTGCCAAGGGCCCCTTCTGGCCCGTCGCACTGGGAAGGAGAGACGGCCGTGTGTCCAGTGCCACCGAGGCAGCGGACCAGCTGCCTCCAGCCTACGGAGACATCCCCCTGCTCACCAAGATTTTCGCTTCCAAGGGCCTCGACGTCAAGGACCTCGCTGTCCTCTCCGGCGCGCACACACTTGGCACGGCACACTGCCCGTCCTACGCCGACCGGCTCTACAACTTCAGCAGCGCCTACAACTCGGACCCATCCCTCGACAGCGAGTACGCCGACCGGCTGAGGACGCGCTGCAAGAGCGTCGACGACAAGGCCATGCTTTCCGAGATGGACCCCGGCAGCTACAAGACCTTCGACACGAGCTACTACCGCCACGTCGCCAAGCGCAGGGGGCTCTTCCAGTCCGACGCCGCGCTCCTCACCGACGCCACCACTAGGAAGTACGTCCAGCGCATTGCCACCAGCAAGTTTGACGACGTGTTCTTTAAGGACTTTAGCGAGTCCATGATCAAGATGGGCAACGTCGCCGTGCTCACTGGTGCAGAGGGTGAGATCAGGAAGAAATGCTACATCGTCAACTGA
- the LOC136530958 gene encoding peroxidase 1-like isoform X1, with amino-acid sequence MAIKPFVIMLLPVALLLLAACSSPVVAQLELGYYSKTCPNVEAIVRTEMEKIISAAPSLAGPLLRLHFHDCFVRGCDASVLLNSTEGNLTERDGKPNKSLRGFGSVERVKAKLEAACPNTVSCADVLTLMARDAVVLAKGPFWPVALGRRDGRVSSATEAADQLPPAYGDIPLLTKIFASKGLDVKDLAVLSGAHTLGTAHCPSYADRLYNFSSAYNSDPSLDSEYADRLRTRCKSVDDKAMLSEMDPGSYKTFDTSYYRHVAKRRGLFQSDAALLTDATTRKYVQRIATSKFDDVFFKDFSESMIKMGNVAVLTGAEGEIRKKCYIVN; translated from the exons ATGGCGATTAAGCCTTTTGTAATTATGCTGCTGCCTGTGGCCCTCCTGCTCCTCGCAGCTTGTAGCTCACCGGTGGTGGCTCAGCTGGAGCTCGGCTACTACAGCAAAACATGCCCGAACGTCGAGGCGATCGTCCGCACGGAGATGGAGAAGATCATCTCGGCTGCACCCAGCCTTGCTGGCCCGCTCCTCAGGCTTCAtttccacgactgcttcgtcagG GGCTGTGATGCCTCTGTCCTGCTCAACTCCACCGAGGGCAACCTTACAGAGAGGGACGGCAAGCCGAACAAGAGCCTCCGAGGATTTGGTTCCGTGGAGAGGGTGAAGGCCAAGCTCGAGGCCGCCTGCCCTAACACCGTTTCCTGCGCCGACGTCCTCACCCTCATGGCCCGCGACGCCGTCGTGCTTGCCAAGGGCCCCTTCTGGCCCGTCGCACTGGGAAGGAGAGACGGCCGTGTGTCCAGTGCCACCGAGGCAGCGGACCAGCTGCCTCCAGCCTACGGAGACATCCCCCTGCTCACCAAGATTTTCGCTTCCAAGGGCCTCGACGTCAAGGACCTCGCTGTCCTCTCCGGCGCGCACACACTTGGCACGGCACACTGCCCGTCCTACGCCGACCGGCTCTACAACTTCAGCAGCGCCTACAACTCGGACCCATCCCTCGACAGCGAGTACGCCGACCGGCTGAGGACGCGCTGCAAGAGCGTCGACGACAAGGCCATGCTTTCCGAGATGGACCCCGGCAGCTACAAGACCTTCGACACGAGCTACTACCGCCACGTCGCCAAGCGCAGGGGGCTCTTCCAGTCCGACGCCGCGCTCCTCACCGACGCCACCACTAGGAAGTACGTCCAGCGCATTGCCACCAGCAAGTTTGACGACGTGTTCTTTAAGGACTTTAGCGAGTCCATGATCAAGATGGGCAACGTCGCCGTGCTCACTGGTGCAGAGGGTGAGATCAGGAAGAAATGCTACATCGTCAACTGA